One genomic window of Monodelphis domestica isolate mMonDom1 chromosome 1, mMonDom1.pri, whole genome shotgun sequence includes the following:
- the PML gene encoding protein PML isoform X8: MDGWMVPQSQLHLRRGAGSTVLEKERESKRLGSFPCIHTHPGGLPRPSPLPHSPAFQPGHLGEALPRGTGLPPHQGPAASWSVTSSRSPAGDRQGKRRSQKKLHRPVFFLRAPSSPGGLCLAESATDWGLTCRSPALEVPQGCTRTPSNPRVSRPGGGAGYLSQAWILGSEEGLGRSLPSGIAFRSVIQVGPAQGGQMSQNEKESGSPAENRSRGALSTPAEAAPSTEPNQTPDPPPPKSPSPPILVSVASTSTWSFRTDPVSSSQPETSASGSASSRARAMEAIGEEFCFLLCHVCKMESKCPKLLSCLHTVCSKCLESHEPAGQCPICRDSHPQDSSLRSMDNLFFESLQRRISVYQHIVQGGDEASCNRCREPADFWCFECEQLICTHCFEAHQWFVKHEARSVEELRKETAKDFLDGTRKSNNLFCPNPTHRTPSLTSIYCRGCAKPICCTCALLDSSHKDQYCAISSEIQQRQEELSKITSDLKTQEQIFNDAHNKIKSAVSHLEEVKKETEELIRSQVQVMVEHIQAKEKELLETMENQYQENHQQMAGKLRHLNSMLQRIQNGEVLVEKLQHYASDQEVLEMHTFIREALEHLSREKPLNLQAAVKVEEFVDCKAKLQALYTRVTKEKDPEVAKIETTDKKEEPMEPTTFTTEISDSDSQDEKKSQKPGHIGDNTTEPPRPTVPSRKRKSVHANKPTSRKVIKKEYGENGRHRTNKVFKQPGASTSRANQVVKLDPHHGPTNPAPSSESRSTAESNNGSRTLVELGREDNPIVVISSSDESEETEVSPLVV, encoded by the exons atggatggttggatggtcCCGCAGTCTCAGCTCCACCTACGCCGGGGGGCCGGGAGCACCGTcctggaaaaagaaagagaaagcaagaggCTGGGGTCCTTCCcgtgcatacacacacacccgGGGGGTCTCCCACGCCCGAgtcccctcccccactctcctGCCTTTCAGCCTGGGCACCTGGGTGAAGCCCTACCCAGGGGTACCGGCCTCCCTCCCCACCAGGGGCCGGCGGCTTCCTGGTCGGTGACGTCATCCAGAAGCCCAGCTGGGGATAGacaggggaagaggaggagccAGAAGAAGCTTCACCGCCCAGTCTTCTTCCTGCGTGCTCCCTCTAGCCCAGGAGGACTCTGTCTGGCTGAGTCAGCTACGGACTGGGGGCTTACCTGCCGCTCCCCAGCTCTGGAGGTACCCCAGGGATGCACCCGGACCCCCAGCAACCCCAGGGTTTCCAGACCTGGAGGTGGAGCCGGATACCTCTCTCAGGCTTG GATTCTAGGTTCAGAGGAGGGGCTCGGAAGATCGCTGCCATCTGGAATTGCATTCCGCTCTGTCATCCAGGTTGGTCCAGCCCAAGGAGGCCAGATGTCCCAAAACGAGAAGGAGTCGGG GTCACCCGCGGAGAATCGAAGCCGTGGGGCGCTTTCCACACCCGCGGAGGCTGCCCCCTCCACCGAGCCCAACCAGACCCCGGACCCGCCTCCGCCCAAGTCCCCTTCTCCGCCCATCCTGGTTTCTGTGGCATCCACGTCTACCTGGTCCTTCCGCACCGACCCGGTGTCCTCCAGCCAGCCTGAAACCAGTGCCAGCGGAAGCGCCAGCTCCCGCGCGCGAGCCATGGAG GCCATAGGAGAGGAGTTTTGTTTCCTGCTCTGTCACGTCTGTAAAATGGAATCCAAATGTCCTAAGCTCCTCTCCTGCTTACACACCGTCTGCTCCAAGTGCTTGGAGAGCCACGAGCCGGCCGGGCAGTGCCCCATCTGCCGAGACTCCCATCCTCAAGACAGCAGCCTTCGCTCCATGGACAACCTTTTCTTCGAGAGCCTGCAGCGGCGGATTTCTGTGTACCAGCACATCGTCCAGGGGGGCGACGAGGCCTCGTGCAACCGCTGCCGGGAGCCCGCCGATTTCTGGTGCTTCGAGTGCGAGCAGCTCATCTGCACCCACTGCTTCGAGGCGCACCAGTGGTTTGTGAAGCACGAGGCCCGGTCCGTGGAGGAGCTGAGAAAGGAAACGGCCAAGGACTTCCTGGATGGTACCCGTAAATCCAACAACCTCTTTTGTCCCAACCCCACCCACCGGACTCCATCCCTGACCAG cATCTACTGCCGAGGGTGTGCCAAGCCCATTTGCTGCACCTGTGCCCTCTTGGACAGCAGCCACAAGGATCAATACTGTGCCATCAGCTCCGAGATCCAACAGCGACAAGAGGAGCTGTCAAAGATTACATCAGACCTGAAGACCCAAGAGCAGATCTTCAATGATGCCCACAATAAGATTAAGTCGGCCGTCAGCCACCTGGAAGAGGTGAAGAAGGAGACGGAGGAGCTGATCCGTTCTCAGGTACAGGTCATGGTGGAGCACATCCAGGCCAAGGAGAAGGAGCTTCTGGAGACCATGGAGAATCAGTACCAAGAGAACCACCAGCAAATGGCAGGAAAGCTTAGGCACCTGAACAGCATGCTTCAGCGCATCCAAAATGGCGAGGTCTTGGTGGAAAAACTGCAGCATTACGCCTCAGACCAGGAGGTCCTGGAGATGCATACCTTCATCCGAGAAGCTCTGGAGCACCTCAGCAGGGAGAAGCCTCTGAACCTTCAGGCTGCAGTCAAGGTGGAAGAGTTTGTAGACTGCAAAGCCAAACTCCAGGCTCTTTATACAAGAGTCACCAAGGAGAAAG ATCCTGAAGTTGCTAAAATTGAAACAACTGACAAGAAGGAGGAGCCTATGGAGCCCACCACCTTCACCACAGAAATTTCAGACAGCGATTCG CAAGATGAGAAGAAGTCGCAGAAGCCAGGACACATTGGAGACAATACTACTGAACCA CCACGTCCTACTGTcccatcaagaaagagaaaatctgtCCATGCCAATAAGCCCACCTCAAGGAAGGTGATCAAGAAGGAATATGGGGAAAATGGAAGGCACAGGACCAATAAGGTCTTCAAGCAACCTGGGGCCAGCACCTCCAGAGCGAACCAAGTCGTGAAACTGGATCCCCACCATGGCCCCACAAACCCAGCCCCGAGCTCTGAATCACGCTCCACAGCTGAGTCCAACAATGGCAGCCGTACCTTGGTGGAGCTAGGTAGGGAGG